One window of Gloeothece citriformis PCC 7424 genomic DNA carries:
- the miaB gene encoding tRNA (N6-isopentenyl adenosine(37)-C2)-methylthiotransferase MiaB, whose protein sequence is MTTSERRYHITTFGCQMNKADSERMAGILEDIGYQWSDDPNEADLVLYNTCTIRDNAEQKVYSYLGRQAKRKHEKPDLTLIVAGCVAQQEGEKLLRRVPELDLVMGPQHANRLQDLLQEVLAGNQVVATEPIHIVEDITKPRRESTVTAWVNVIYGCNERCTYCVVPNVRGVEQSRTPQAIRAEMVELGQQGYKEITLLGQNIDAYGRDLPGVTESGRHQHTLTDLLYYVNDVPGIERIRFATSHPRYFTERLIVACKELPKVCEHFHIPFQSGDNDLLKAMKRGYTHERYRQIIDKIREYMPDASISADAIVGFPGETEAQFENTLKLVEDIGFDQLNTAAYSPRPGTPAALWDNQLSEEVKSDRLQRLNHLVAIKAAERSQRYLGRIEEVLVEDVNPKDLTQVMGRTRGNRLTFFTGDINQLKGQLVEVKITDVRAFSLTGEPVKILSTSLS, encoded by the coding sequence ATGACTACTTCAGAACGCCGTTATCATATCACCACCTTTGGCTGTCAGATGAATAAAGCTGACTCGGAACGGATGGCTGGCATACTAGAAGACATAGGCTATCAGTGGTCAGATGATCCTAATGAGGCGGATTTAGTTCTCTACAATACTTGTACCATTCGGGATAATGCAGAACAAAAGGTTTATTCTTATCTCGGTCGTCAAGCGAAACGGAAACACGAAAAACCCGACCTTACTTTAATTGTCGCTGGTTGTGTGGCTCAACAAGAAGGAGAAAAGTTACTGCGACGAGTCCCCGAATTAGATTTAGTGATGGGGCCGCAACACGCCAACCGCCTACAAGATTTGTTACAAGAGGTTTTAGCGGGTAATCAAGTTGTTGCTACTGAACCCATTCACATTGTCGAAGATATCACCAAACCTCGCCGGGAAAGTACCGTTACCGCTTGGGTGAATGTGATTTATGGCTGTAATGAACGCTGTACTTATTGTGTTGTTCCTAATGTTCGAGGGGTCGAACAATCTCGCACCCCCCAAGCAATTCGGGCTGAAATGGTAGAATTAGGCCAACAGGGATATAAGGAAATTACCCTCCTGGGACAAAATATTGACGCTTATGGCCGAGATTTACCCGGAGTCACCGAAAGCGGAAGACATCAACATACCTTGACAGATTTACTTTATTATGTTAATGATGTTCCTGGGATAGAACGAATTCGCTTTGCTACCAGTCATCCCCGTTACTTTACAGAACGGTTAATCGTCGCCTGTAAAGAGTTACCCAAGGTTTGCGAACATTTTCATATTCCTTTCCAATCGGGAGATAATGACCTTCTCAAAGCGATGAAACGGGGCTACACTCACGAAAGATACCGTCAAATTATTGATAAAATTCGGGAGTATATGCCGGATGCTTCCATTAGTGCCGATGCGATTGTAGGTTTTCCTGGGGAAACTGAGGCACAATTTGAAAATACCCTAAAATTAGTCGAAGATATCGGCTTTGATCAACTGAATACCGCCGCTTATTCCCCCCGTCCGGGAACTCCTGCCGCTTTATGGGATAATCAACTAAGTGAAGAGGTAAAAAGCGATCGCTTACAACGTCTCAATCATTTAGTGGCGATTAAAGCCGCAGAACGATCGCAACGTTATTTAGGACGGATAGAAGAGGTATTAGTCGAAGATGTTAACCCGAAAGATCTCACTCAAGTGATGGGAAGAACCAGAGGAAACCGCTTAACGTTCTTCACAGGTGATATTAATCAATTAAAAGGACAGTTAGTAGAGGTAAAAATTACTGACGTGAGGGCTTTTAGTTTAACAGGAGAACCAGTTAAAATCCTTTCAACTTCTTTAAGTTAA
- the psaM gene encoding photosystem I reaction center subunit XII, translating into MAVSDTQVLVALVIALLPGILAFRLATELYK; encoded by the coding sequence ATGGCTGTATCTGATACACAAGTTCTAGTTGCTCTTGTTATTGCACTTCTTCCCGGTATCCTAGCTTTTCGTTTAGCTACGGAACTGTATAAATAG
- a CDS encoding D-alanine--D-alanine ligase family protein, translating to MTKLRVGLLFGGRSGEHEVSINSAKAIATALSASENATKYDILPVYIRKDGCWQAPDVAQQVLESAQPLSTPTDKSPQLWQFPPQVNQVDVWFPILHGPNGEDGTLQGLLTLMQVPYVGSGVLGSAVGMDKITMKTVFAKAGLPQVKYMTLSRGQIWSNPCIFPKLCDEIEETLNYPCFVKPANLGSSVGIAKVRSRSELEKALDQAASYDRRIIVEAGVIAREVECAVLGNDNPKASVVGEITFNSDFYDYETKYTDGRAQLLIPASVPDSIMTQIQEMSLAAFAAVDAAGLARVDFFYVEKTGEILINEINTLPGFTAFSMYPQLWAATGISFPQLVDRLIELALERHQR from the coding sequence ATGACCAAATTGAGGGTTGGATTACTATTTGGCGGACGATCGGGGGAACATGAAGTTTCTATTAATTCAGCAAAAGCCATTGCAACAGCATTGTCTGCTTCAGAAAATGCCACAAAATATGATATTTTACCCGTATATATCAGAAAAGATGGCTGTTGGCAAGCTCCAGATGTGGCACAACAAGTTTTAGAGTCCGCACAACCCCTCTCTACACCAACAGATAAGTCTCCTCAACTTTGGCAATTTCCCCCGCAAGTAAATCAGGTTGATGTGTGGTTTCCCATTTTGCATGGCCCCAATGGAGAAGACGGAACGTTACAAGGGTTACTAACTTTAATGCAAGTTCCCTATGTGGGGAGCGGCGTTTTAGGATCGGCGGTGGGAATGGATAAAATTACCATGAAGACGGTTTTTGCTAAGGCCGGTTTACCTCAAGTTAAGTATATGACCCTTTCTCGCGGTCAAATTTGGTCTAATCCTTGTATTTTTCCGAAACTGTGTGACGAAATTGAAGAAACTCTCAATTATCCCTGTTTTGTCAAGCCGGCTAATTTGGGTTCATCCGTTGGTATTGCTAAAGTGCGATCGCGTTCGGAGTTAGAAAAAGCCCTCGATCAAGCCGCCAGTTATGATAGACGGATCATTGTCGAAGCTGGAGTAATCGCTAGAGAGGTAGAATGTGCGGTTTTAGGTAATGATAATCCTAAAGCGTCAGTGGTGGGAGAAATTACCTTTAATAGTGATTTTTATGACTATGAAACTAAATATACTGATGGACGCGCCCAATTGTTAATTCCTGCTTCTGTCCCTGATTCTATCATGACTCAAATTCAAGAAATGTCTTTAGCTGCCTTTGCTGCGGTAGATGCGGCAGGGTTAGCGCGAGTGGACTTCTTTTATGTGGAGAAAACGGGGGAAATATTGATCAATGAAATTAACACTTTACCTGGGTTTACTGCTTTTAGTATGTATCCCCAACTTTGGGCGGCAACCGGCATCTCTTTTCCTCAATTAGTCGATCGCTTAATTGAGTTAGCTTTGGAACGTCATCAACGTTAA